The following are encoded in a window of Falco biarmicus isolate bFalBia1 chromosome 8, bFalBia1.pri, whole genome shotgun sequence genomic DNA:
- the RACGAP1 gene encoding rac GTPase-activating protein 1 isoform X1 yields the protein MLRQRCGRLLARLERALQLLELGGGAEEDYIQIAQCFEATRQRCCCLEQDGRRAREQLARVEAERAALEVKLKHARKQVEVEMKKRHRAEAELEKQERKLQLVFEILMREPWGSGVLSGEQCSVLSTLAGRCLGVALAQGRRSSVVDESCQSLLSHSDISYDCTEDDVGVDMTVVRTLKRKAQERQRVSLAPQIGPVVVAKRHRSSVAPHNTQVSVPPVPPPAEVPADSLLPAAPLPCRRSRQGHRVSTHAELTTVWDTSKDPGCRALGRESHAKGSSVGQPVPASFPLPPQGLPPPQHQFTSKTVIRPEPCGVCGSRIRFGRAVIKCRQCQLLLHPKCREQCPIACTPQPYRHAWPCEGVLADFAPLTPPLVPTLVVQCVTEVETRGLTETGLYRVPGAEQQVREWKRRLLRAGGTLPALSSVADIHVVCGVLKDFLRGLKEPLVTFSLHPAFLQAADIPDDAACGTALRHVVSKLPPANRDTLAFLMLHLLRVSHSPDCKMDVLNLSRVFGPTLVGHGSANPTPLAIMEDTPRQCKVVARLLALPPDFWRGFVGMEKENPVQTLVPGDDREPFCPTTASEPKPGQLSPASTCCLPGTLRSCMGTAVQPQQGPAPKKVGRFFPSLV from the exons ATGCTACGGCAGCGCTGCGGGCGGCTCCTGGCCCGGCTGGAGCGGgcgctgcagctgctggagctcgGCGGCGGCGCGGAGGAAG ACTACATCCAGATTGCTCAGTGCTTCGAGGCGACGCGCCAGCgatgctgctgcctggagcaggACGGGCGGCGGGCCCGCGAGCAGCTGGCGCGGGTGGAGGCCGAGCGGGCGGCGCTGGAGGTGAAGCTCAAGCACGCCCGCAAGCAGGTGGAGGTGGAGATGAAGAAGCGGCACCGTGCAGAGGctgagctggagaagcag GAGCGCAAACTTCAGCTGGTCTTTGAGATCCTGATGCGGGAGCCATGGGGCAGCGGGGTGCTGAGTGGGGAGCAGTGCTCTGTCCTCAGCACCCTGGCCGGCCGGTGCCTCGGGGTggccctggcacagggcaggag GTCATCTGTAGTGGATGAGTCGTGCCAGTCCCTCCTGTCCCACTCGGACATCAGCTATGACTGCACTGAGGATGATGTG ggtgTTGATATGACGGTGGTGCGGACCCTGAAGCGCAAAGCCCAGGAGAGGCAG CGTGTGTCCCTGGCCCCTCAGATTGGCCCTGTAGTGGTGGCAAAGCGGCACCGTTCTTCTGTGGCACCCCACAACACT CAGGTGAGTGTACCCCCCGTGCCCCCTCCTGCCGAGGTCCCTGCTGacagcctcctgcctgctgctccgCTGCCATGCCGCCGCTCTCGCCAGGGACATCGTGTCTCCACACATGCAG agctgaccACTGTGTGGGACACCAGCAAGGATCCGGGCTGCCGTGCCCTGGGGCGGGAGAGCCATGccaaaggcagctctgtgggacAGCCAGTGCCAGCCTCGTTCCCCTTACCTCCACAGGGCCTCCCGCCACCCCAGCACCAATTCACCTCCAAAACG GTGATCCGTCCGGAGCCATGTGGTGTCTGTGGCTCCCGTATCCGCTTTGGTAGGGCTGTCATCAAGTGCCgccagtgccagctgctgctgcaccccaaGTGCCGGGAGCAGTGCCCCATCGCCTGCACGCCCCAGCCTTACCGCCACGCCTGGCCCTGTGAG GGTGTGCTGGCAGACTTTGCCCCCCTGACACCACCCCTGGTGCCCACGCTGGTGGTGCAGTGTGTGACTGAGGTGGAGACGCGAGGCTTGACAGAG ACAGGGCTGTACCGGGTGCCAGGCGCAGAGCAGCAGGTGCGGGAGTGGAAGCGGAGGCTGCTGCGAGCTGGGGGCACGctgcctgccctcagcagcGTGGCTGACATCCACGTGGTATGCGGGGTGCTCAAGGACTTTCTGCGGGGGCTCAAGGAGCCACTGGTCACCTTCAGCCTCCATCCTGCCTTCCTTCAGGCTGCTG ACATCCCGGATGATGCTGCCTGTGGCACAGCCCTGCGCCACGTGGTGAGCAAGCTGCCCCCAGCCAACAGGGACACCCTGGCTTTCCTCATGCTGCACCTGCTCAG GGTGTCACACAGCCCTGACTGCAAGATGGACGTGCTCAACCTGTCCCGTGTGTTTGGTCCCACACTGGTGGGACATGGCTCAGCCAACCCCACACCACTCGCCATCATGGAGGACACACCGCGGCAGTGCAAG gtgGTGGCTCGGCTCCTCGCTCTACCACCCGACTTCTGGAGAGGCTTTGTGGGGATGGAGAAGGAGAACCCTGTGCAGACGCTAGTGCCGGGGGACGATCGTG AGCCATTCTGCCCCACCACTGCCTCTGAGCCCAAGCCAGGCCAGCTGAGCCCAGCCAGcacctgctgcctccctggcacCCTACGGAGCTGCATGGGCACGGCCGTCCAGCCCCA GCAGGGGCCAGCCCCGAAGAAGGTGGGCCGGTTCTTCCCTTCTCTGGTGTAG
- the GMPPA gene encoding mannose-1-phosphate guanyltransferase alpha: MPLKAVILIGGPQKGTRFRPLSFEVPKPLFPVAGVPMVQHHIEACAKVPGMKEILLMGFYQPHEALSRFLVSAQQEFKIPIRYLQEYAALGTGGGIYHFRDQILSGGAEAFFVLNADVCSEFPLQEMLEFWQRHGDAQSFVILGTTANRTQALNYGCIVANVDTQEVQHYVEKPSTFVSEIINCGIYLFTPAIFQHIGEVFQRNQQELVLEESSNGWQRAEVIRLEQDVFTALAGSGKLYVYKTDGFWSQIKSAGSAIYASRLYLNQYSKSHPERLAQNKPGGPIIQGNVYIHPTASIDSTAVLGPNVSIGEGVTVGAGVRVRESIVLHGASLHDHTCVLNTIVGWDSTIGRWARVEGTPSDPNPNDPYAKIDSETLFRDGRLTPSITILGCSVTIPAEVVILNSIVLPHKELSRSYKNQIIL; the protein is encoded by the exons aTGCCGCTGAAGGCGGTCATCCTCATCGGCGGCCCGCAGAAGG GGACCCGGTTCCGGCCGCTGTCCTTCGAGGTGCCCAAGCCGCTGTTCCCCGTGGCCGGGGTGCCCATGGTGCAGCACCACATCGAGGCCTGCGCCAAG GTGCCCGGCATGAAGGAGATCCTGCTGATGGGCTTCTACCAGCCCCACGAGGCCCTCAGCCGCTTCCTGGTGTCGGCGCAGCAGGAGTTCAAGATCCCCATCAG GTATCTCCAGGAGTACGcggcactgggcactggtggtgGAATCTATCACTTTCGAGACCAGATCCTCTCAGGTGGTGCTGAGGCCTTCTTTGTCCTCAACGCAGACGTGTGCTCAGAGTTCCCCTTGCAGGAGATGCTGGAGTTCTGGCAGCGGCACGGGGATGCGCAGAGCTTTGTCATTCTGGGTACCACA GCCAACAGGACGCAGGCACTGAATTATGGCTGTATCGTGGCGAATGTGGACACGCAGGAG GTCCAGCACTACGTGGAGAAGCCCAGCACGTTTGTCAGTGAGATCATTAACTGTGGCATCTACCTGTTCACACCTGCCATCTTCCAGCACATTGGCGAGGTCTTCCAGAGGAACCAGCAGGAGCTAGTGCT AGAGGAGAGCTCCAATGGCTGGCAGCGTGCAGAAGTGATCCGGCTAGAGCAGGATGTTTTCACAGCACTGGCTGGGAGCGGCAAACTCTACGTCTACAAAACCGATGGCTTCTGGAGCCAGATCAAGTCAGCTGG ctctgctatTTATGCCAGTCGTCTTTACCTGAACCAGTACAGTAAAAGCCACCCAGAGAGGCTGGCCCAGAACAAACCTGGAGGCCCTATCATCCAAG GGAATGTGTACATCCACCCGACGGCCTCCATCGACAGCACTGCAGTG CTGGGCCCCAATGTCTCCATTGGGGAGGGGGTGACAGTGGGAGCTGGTGTACGTGTGCGAGAGTCCATTGTCCTGCACGGTGCCTCACTTCAC GACCACACTTGCGTCCTCAATAccattgtgggctgggacagcacTATTGGGCGCTGGGCCCGGGTTGAAGGAACACCCAGTGACCCCAACCCCAACGATCCCTATGCCAAGATTGACAGCGAGACCCTTTTTCGGGATGGGCGCCTCACACCATCCATCACAATCCTGG GCTGCAGCGTCACCATCCCTGCTGAGGTTGTTATTCTCAATTCCATCGTCCTTCCTCACAAGGAGCTGAGCCGCAGCTACAAAAACCAGATTATCCTGTGA
- the RACGAP1 gene encoding rac GTPase-activating protein 1 isoform X2: MLRQRCGRLLARLERALQLLELGGGAEEDYIQIAQCFEATRQRCCCLEQDGRRAREQLARVEAERAALEVKLKHARKQVEVEMKKRHRAEAELEKQERKLQLVFEILMREPWGSGVLSGEQCSVLSTLAGRCLGVALAQGRRSSVVDESCQSLLSHSDISYDCTEDDVGVDMTVVRTLKRKAQERQRVSLAPQIGPVVVAKRHRSSVAPHNTVSVPPVPPPAEVPADSLLPAAPLPCRRSRQGHRVSTHAELTTVWDTSKDPGCRALGRESHAKGSSVGQPVPASFPLPPQGLPPPQHQFTSKTVIRPEPCGVCGSRIRFGRAVIKCRQCQLLLHPKCREQCPIACTPQPYRHAWPCEGVLADFAPLTPPLVPTLVVQCVTEVETRGLTETGLYRVPGAEQQVREWKRRLLRAGGTLPALSSVADIHVVCGVLKDFLRGLKEPLVTFSLHPAFLQAADIPDDAACGTALRHVVSKLPPANRDTLAFLMLHLLRVSHSPDCKMDVLNLSRVFGPTLVGHGSANPTPLAIMEDTPRQCKVVARLLALPPDFWRGFVGMEKENPVQTLVPGDDREPFCPTTASEPKPGQLSPASTCCLPGTLRSCMGTAVQPQQGPAPKKVGRFFPSLV; the protein is encoded by the exons ATGCTACGGCAGCGCTGCGGGCGGCTCCTGGCCCGGCTGGAGCGGgcgctgcagctgctggagctcgGCGGCGGCGCGGAGGAAG ACTACATCCAGATTGCTCAGTGCTTCGAGGCGACGCGCCAGCgatgctgctgcctggagcaggACGGGCGGCGGGCCCGCGAGCAGCTGGCGCGGGTGGAGGCCGAGCGGGCGGCGCTGGAGGTGAAGCTCAAGCACGCCCGCAAGCAGGTGGAGGTGGAGATGAAGAAGCGGCACCGTGCAGAGGctgagctggagaagcag GAGCGCAAACTTCAGCTGGTCTTTGAGATCCTGATGCGGGAGCCATGGGGCAGCGGGGTGCTGAGTGGGGAGCAGTGCTCTGTCCTCAGCACCCTGGCCGGCCGGTGCCTCGGGGTggccctggcacagggcaggag GTCATCTGTAGTGGATGAGTCGTGCCAGTCCCTCCTGTCCCACTCGGACATCAGCTATGACTGCACTGAGGATGATGTG ggtgTTGATATGACGGTGGTGCGGACCCTGAAGCGCAAAGCCCAGGAGAGGCAG CGTGTGTCCCTGGCCCCTCAGATTGGCCCTGTAGTGGTGGCAAAGCGGCACCGTTCTTCTGTGGCACCCCACAACACT GTGAGTGTACCCCCCGTGCCCCCTCCTGCCGAGGTCCCTGCTGacagcctcctgcctgctgctccgCTGCCATGCCGCCGCTCTCGCCAGGGACATCGTGTCTCCACACATGCAG agctgaccACTGTGTGGGACACCAGCAAGGATCCGGGCTGCCGTGCCCTGGGGCGGGAGAGCCATGccaaaggcagctctgtgggacAGCCAGTGCCAGCCTCGTTCCCCTTACCTCCACAGGGCCTCCCGCCACCCCAGCACCAATTCACCTCCAAAACG GTGATCCGTCCGGAGCCATGTGGTGTCTGTGGCTCCCGTATCCGCTTTGGTAGGGCTGTCATCAAGTGCCgccagtgccagctgctgctgcaccccaaGTGCCGGGAGCAGTGCCCCATCGCCTGCACGCCCCAGCCTTACCGCCACGCCTGGCCCTGTGAG GGTGTGCTGGCAGACTTTGCCCCCCTGACACCACCCCTGGTGCCCACGCTGGTGGTGCAGTGTGTGACTGAGGTGGAGACGCGAGGCTTGACAGAG ACAGGGCTGTACCGGGTGCCAGGCGCAGAGCAGCAGGTGCGGGAGTGGAAGCGGAGGCTGCTGCGAGCTGGGGGCACGctgcctgccctcagcagcGTGGCTGACATCCACGTGGTATGCGGGGTGCTCAAGGACTTTCTGCGGGGGCTCAAGGAGCCACTGGTCACCTTCAGCCTCCATCCTGCCTTCCTTCAGGCTGCTG ACATCCCGGATGATGCTGCCTGTGGCACAGCCCTGCGCCACGTGGTGAGCAAGCTGCCCCCAGCCAACAGGGACACCCTGGCTTTCCTCATGCTGCACCTGCTCAG GGTGTCACACAGCCCTGACTGCAAGATGGACGTGCTCAACCTGTCCCGTGTGTTTGGTCCCACACTGGTGGGACATGGCTCAGCCAACCCCACACCACTCGCCATCATGGAGGACACACCGCGGCAGTGCAAG gtgGTGGCTCGGCTCCTCGCTCTACCACCCGACTTCTGGAGAGGCTTTGTGGGGATGGAGAAGGAGAACCCTGTGCAGACGCTAGTGCCGGGGGACGATCGTG AGCCATTCTGCCCCACCACTGCCTCTGAGCCCAAGCCAGGCCAGCTGAGCCCAGCCAGcacctgctgcctccctggcacCCTACGGAGCTGCATGGGCACGGCCGTCCAGCCCCA GCAGGGGCCAGCCCCGAAGAAGGTGGGCCGGTTCTTCCCTTCTCTGGTGTAG